Part of the Rhodohalobacter sp. 614A genome is shown below.
TGCTAAAACTCATCTGCTCGATCCAACCGAGCATTTTTCCAGAAAGCTGGTAGATTTGTGTAGAGAGTTTGGAACCGGGCGGCAAATAGTAGATTGCTTCCAAAAAACGAAACAGCATAATGAGGTGGTACATCGGACTGCGTTCAAAATGTGCACCATCCTGCAAAATTTGTTCGGGAATCTGTTCGGCCAAAATAGATTTTGCCATTTGAACCCATTTCTGTTGATGAAAGGAAACCCCTCCCATTAAAAGGGCAAAAGCATTCTCCATCAGGTGGTTACCTAAAAGATGGTATTCCGGCCGATCTGCAAGAAAATGGAGTTCAGAAAAAAGATATTCTGTGAGATCAGGCTTGGCTTCAATTTCATCATGATTTTCTGATAAAAACCGGATCACGTTCATCACACGAAGAGAAGCGGGATACGGTTCAGGCCCGATTTTCCCCTGTTCCAGCCATCGGTAAAGATCCAAAACCAATTCCGCCCGAAAATTGATAGAAAGTTCATCCTGTTTCAGAAAGTCCGCATACTGCAGATGATAATTCCACAATTTTCCATGTTTCAGTTCATTCCATCGAACCCTCGTTTGAAAAGTTTCTGATTTGTTCAACAGGTTGACTTTAATTCCGCCGTCCGTGACTTCAAAAAAGTTTTTAGCTGACGGTACCGGCAGCATCGAGAGGGGGAAAAACTGTAAATTTTCACTATCGATCTTTTTCAGAGAATGGATTCGCTGTAATCCATATTTCAATCGATAGGAAACCTGTACTGGTTTTAAATGCCGCAGAGTGTGGTAGAGATCACGAACATTTGAAACTATCTGCACGGCTTACATATTTGGTTGATGATTATCGAAAGGTAAACAATCAATGAAATTCCTGTTTAGTTTAAAAATAGTATGGTTTGTTGAGCGGTTTTTTAATCCCAGTGCTACCTCGGACCAATTTAGCAAAGTTGGGTTTATCACTTGCAATCAGGTCAATAAGCATAAATCATGGTTGCCTGCTGAAAGGTTATAGAGATTTCAATAAATTGATGAAATTTTCGTGTTCATCTGTAAAAGTATAAACATCCTCCGGCATTTCTCTCATATTTTTTTGCCAAATCTCAATTTGAGGAAAATCCACACTTTGAATTTTTTCAATCGCTTGCTTGGAATTTTCAAGGTCAATTTCCATCCCGATATTATAGTGCTTTACAAGCCTGGCATTTTGTGAACCTGTCTGAACAATTAACGGTCGTTTAAAATAACAAGCCTGGTAAAACCGGTTTACAATTGCCCAATTTTTGTTCGCCTGTGTTTGATAATGCGCTCCCCAAACCAGGTCTACATTTGCAAACATTTCATGTAGATCATCGGGGTAGACAAAAGGGCCATCATATTGAGCAAATTCCAGAGATCGAAATTCTTTCTCAGAATCTTCCGTATTCAAAAAAAGTCCGCGAAGAAGCAGACGAATTTCGCCTTTACTATTTTCGGCAAGTTGCTTCAAAACGCTGAGAGATCTTTCGCATCTCAACATCCCGAAATATCCGATTGTGACATGATTTTTTTTGGTGATTGGAGAAACCGTTTCGGTTTGATGGGAAAGATCTTTTTCAACCTTGTTTTCAATCACAAAAAAATCACCCTGAATTTTCTGAATCGGTTTGAAATAATTGTCGATATAAGCAGGAGACGCTACAACGATGACCGTTGTTCGCTTCAAAAGAAACCGTTCAAGACTTCGAAGAATCATTGAGACAAAGCCCTCTTCAGCAAGTATTGAGCGAATATCGGCAACATCGTAAACGATTTTGATATCGCCGGATTGAAATAAAGTAGCCAGCCAACTGATCAGAAGTACATCAAGATTGTAAGCGTAAATTACATCTTTGTTTTTTAATGATTTACGAATCCGGAAAATGGATTTCAACAGAATCCCCAACCTTCTGAAATATTGTCCGTGTTGAATTTTTCCGAGGGACTCGGCCGGAATGGTCCACGGCTTGCCTTTGTAATGATCCCGGTCAAATCCCACAACAGAGCAATGAACCCCAATCTCTGATAATTTTTCGATGCGCTTTCTATAATACGAATCCGAAAGTACGGGCAAGACAAACAGGATTTTCATGTTGGCTTGTTGAAGTTTTTCAGATAAACAAGAGTCGCCACAATAATCGATGCAAAGGAAAGAAGCCAAAGTTCAGGGGCAGAGAAGACTTTTTTCATTTGCTGGGTCAGATATTTCTTTTCGGTTTTGGAAGGTTTATGACCATAGGATATTCCACCTCCTTTATTCATGGCTAAAAAGCGGTTCAGAGATTTGCCTTTGAACCGATCCATCATTCTTACTATAAACAGGTAATCCGCATTTATTTTCAGGTTTGTGTCGAAATTTCCAAGCGCATCAAAAACCTCTTTTCTGAAAATGATTCCCTGGTGGCAAACCCGTCTCAGGTACACGCTGTATTTATTGATATATCGGGAATACCTGACTAAGCGGACAAAAGGGTGGAGGAAGATCATATTGCCAAAGAGAAACCCGGTTTGATCATCGCTGTTTCTTAAAGTTTCCAGCAAGCTCCCGTTAAGGTATTGGTCGCCGGCATTCAGGAAATAAATGAACTCTCCATTCGCCATTTCAAGGGCCTGATTCATCGCATCATACACCCCAAAATCACTCTGGTGCACATACCTGAAATTTGAGAAATGAAAGGCGTCGTTGATTGTTGAAAGACTTTTGTCCGAGCTATTATCTTTAACCAAAATTTCTACGGAAGAATCATCCAGGTTTTTCAGGCTGGCCAGAGTTGGATAAATATCATTTCCCGGGTTTTTTGTAACTATAATAACCGTAAGCAGCAAACGAGTAGAGTTCTGGTTTAAAATTATGAATGATTAGTAGCCCTTTTTGCAAACATAAGGTATGCTTTCTTGAGCATTTTCAGTAGTGATTTACACTTGAGAATCATCAATCTCAGAAATAACCGCTCTGAATTTACCGCTTGAGGATTTTTCAATCGAGTCCACGAGATCGAACCTGATGGTCATTTCATCACCGGCGCGTCTTCGGAATTCACGGATCAGTGACTCCTTATCTTTTTCACCAAAGTTTTTTCCCGGTACAATTCTGAAGATAATCTCTTCTTTTTCTTTTTGAAAAAGCTGAATCTCCAAGGCGTTTTCAGCATATTCAAAAACCTGGTTCATTCCGATTAATTTTCGTCCGTCAGGTGTTACGACATAATCTTCCGTGCGACCATCGATACCGGAAAAAGTATCTGATTTTCTTCCACATTCACATTCTGAATGAAGTGGAATGCCATAATCTCCAATTCGATAACGGATAAACGGCATCGCTTCATTTCCCCAACTGGTCAGAATTAATTCCTGGTTTTCGGAGTCATCCAGTTTCTGCGATTCGATATGGCAATGTTCGTAATCAACGTGAAATCGCCCATGTTTACATTTTGACATTGTGCCGGCAAACTCCACATTTCCATAGAATTCTGTGACAGGTGCACCAAATACATCACGAATGATCGTTTTATGATTTTTCAGAAGAGCATCAGAAGCCGAGAAGATTATTTTGGGTGGATTCAGTAATTTTAAATCATTCTCTCTCATCAAGTTGGCAAGGTTCACCATGGCTGAGGGATATCCTGTAAAAAAAACAAAATAAGTTGAATTCAGGTAGTCAACAATGTCATGAACGGTTTTTTGGGAAATGTGAGAGGTACTCAGGTAAACCCGGTTATTAAAATAGTCGTGCCTCCAGTAGGGAGGATTTTGTTGGTTTTGAGAGATCGGTAATCTTGCTCCAAACATCAGTTGGCGGTCATTATATTTCACGCCAAACCGTTCCCTGAATCTCCAGAAAACGGCCCATTGTAAATTCAACGATTCTTTGGTTTGATAAATCGTGAGCGGTGTTCCCGTCGTTCCGCTTGTCAGTTGTTTCTTTAATGAAGCTTTTTCAAACTTGTTTGAGATCAGTTCTTCCTGATTTTTTTTTACCATCTCTTTTGTGAGTACCGGCAGCTTTTGGAGATCATCAACAGTTTTGATTTGCGAGATATTTACACCGTGTTCATCATACCATTTTTTGTAAAATGGAACGATATGATACGCGTGATGAATCAGTTGAGTAATTTTCTCATTTTGATACGTTTCTATCTGCTCTCTCGATTTCCATTCGCTCTCTTTAAGAAACTCAAGATGATCAGAAAATCGGGCGCTATATCTGTCTTTTTTTAACTTCAATCCATAGAGAGAAACTGCGATATTTTGCAGAGAATAAGGGAGTTTATAATAGATATTCTCAATAAAAGAGTCCGGCATCGTTGATCTAAACGGTTTTTGATAATCATTGAAATGTAAAGGTTTGGCAGGTCTATTCGAATACGAAATTCATGAATCCTGGTTTGAGGTGACACCACTTGTCATCGCAGTTTCCTATTTTCCCATTGAGGTCAAAATCTGTATCATCCCAAAAACCAAAGTATGATTCAACTTACGAGGAGCCGTCATTTAAAAACCCTTGCTCAATCACTGGCTGAAAAGCTTGTGGACACGGCTCCAGACGATCCGTTTGTATCTCAAAAAGTGATGGTTCCCAATCTTGATACCGCACGCTGGTTTAAACTTTTTGCGGCTCAACAAAACGGCATTGCAGCCAATCTGGAGTGCATCTTACCGGCAGAGTGGTTTTGGAGACAAATCCGAAAAATTTATCCTGATCTGCCCGATTTATTACCGTCTGATCTTCAGCCAATGAAATGGGCATTGTTTGAACTGTTGAGTGATGTTCATTCCAGAACGAAATTCGAGATTTTGGACAGGTACATTAAGAGCCAGCCTGAGGAAAGAAAAACGCAGGCGACCTTTCAACTTGCCGGCCAGATTGCTTCTGTATTTGACGAGTATCTGGTCTATCGCCCCGAGATGATATTGCGATGGCAGCGGGGACGATCAGGAAAAGCAGATGAAAAATGGCAATCCGAATTGTGGCGTTTGTTGAATGACTTCTGGAAAAAGTCGGGCGATGGAGATCTGAAAAACCGGGCAGAGCTTTATGAGGAAGTAATGAGAGCTTTCTCAAAAAAAGAGCTTGATGTGGACGACTCACTTTATATTCTGAATCCCGGATTACTTCCGCTTCCAATCGTGAACATGTTGAAGAAAACCGGGGAGCAATCGGAAGTATTTGTTTATCAAATATCTGTTTCAAAAGAGATTAGAAAAAATTCAAATGAAATATTTCAAGTCTTTGGTAGAGAATCAACAAATGAAGATCAGGTAATAAATATTTTAGATCCAAATGAAGTCCTGGAACTTCACTCTGAGATTCCTGATGATTCCATTTTACAGCAAATTCAATCTGATATTTTCCAGGGGAATTCAATCCGAAAATTTTCAGAAAATGAAAGTGAGATTGGTGGAATAGAAATTCGATCCTGCCACAGTTCGCTTCGTGAAATCGAAGTACTTCACCAGTTTCTTTTGGAGAAATTTGAAGAAAATGAAACACTTCATCCCGATGATGTTCTCGTTGTAACTCCGGATTTGGAAACTTACAAACCGTATATCAAAGCGGTGTTTGATCAGGCTGAGGCCGGGCTGCCACAGATACCTTATCACGCCGGATATTCATCACGAAATTCTGAAGCGGGAATTGAACGGACACTTCTTCGCCTGTTATCATTGGTGGATTCTCGCTTTGAGTTTTCAGACGTTATTGACCTTTTCATGATGAAACCGGTTTATCAATCTTTCGGAATATCAGAATCGGATGGAAACAAACTCAAACGGTGGATTGAAGAGAATCATGTGGTTTGGGGATTGGATGCCCGGCACCGAAAAGAATTTGATCAGCCTGCCGAAGAGTTACAGACCTGGGATTCGGCTATTCGCAGAGGATGGTATGGGAATCTGCTTGGTGGCAAGTCGGGTGATTCAGTAAATGATCTGTTGCTTTACCAGGGGATTCGAACCACGAATGACCAAGAAACCTGGGCGGCTTTCTCAAATTATTTGAGTCAGTTGAATAACATGCGACAAGAGATCAAAAGAAAGAAGAGATGCTCAAAGTGGGCTGAATGGCTGTCGAGTCGAATGGATTCTTTATTTGATGCCGCCTCACTTGGAAGTCTGGAAGCTCAGGGCATAAAACGAATGATTGGCCAAATCAGTGAGCAATCGGAAATTGCCGGTTGTGAACAGGAAATTCCCTTCTCGCTTTTCAGGAGTGAGCTTAGTTCCATGCTGGATCGGCATAAAGCGTCAGGGGCGTTATTTACCAACGGCGCAACGTTTAGTTCTATGGTTCCGGTTCGAAGTATTCCATTTAAAATCATTGCATTAATCGGGCTGAATGAGAGCACGTTTCCCCGAAAACAAATCACTCCCGATTTTGATTTAATGGCGCAAAATCCGCTGCCGGGGGAGAGGAATCGAAAGAATGAGGACCGGAATCTTTTTCTCGAATCGGTCATGGCTGCCGGCGATGTTCATTATTGCAGCTATATCGGGCAAAGTCAGGTTGACAACGAAGTGATTCCGCCATCCACAATTGTGGGTGAGTGGGTGGACGTGCTTTCAAAAACGTCCGGAATGGATTCAAAAAAAATCATCAAAAAGGAAGCTCTTTCAGGATTTTCACCTGCCAATTTTAAATCAAAAAAGAGTTTTTCGGGGATTTATTTTCAAACGGCAAGGTATATGTTGGATGACGAAGAATCGGTTTCCGGTTTGAAATTGAGCGAACCGATTCCTCTGGAGGAAGCAGAAGAAACTATTCAGCTTGATGATTTAATCCGGTTTTACAGCAATCCAATCCAGTGGTTTTTTCGAAAACGGCTGGAGGTTTCTTTGAGGGAGGCCAACCACGGGAAAGATGAATTTGAACTGGATCATCTCGAGAAACACATTCTTTTCCAAAGAGTTTTTGGCTGGGTTTTAGATGGAATGGACGATCAGAAAATTCAAAAGTATTTGGTTCAGTCAGGAGCCATTCCGGTGGGTTGGTCCGGTGAACGAAGAGTTTTGGAGCTCAAGAGAAATGTTCGCAGTGCGATCGCCGTCATGAAAGATTCAGGAATTCATCCAAAGCCAGGCCACTATCAAATACATGTAGCGGCCGGGCAGAGCCAAGTTGAGGGAAGTTTGATGAGCTATTCGGATGATCAGTTTGTGGATATTAATCCATCAAAATTTTCCGGTAAAATTGCTATTGATAGCTGGATCAGGCATCTCTGTGGGAGTCTGGCGGAGTCTTTTGAGGAGAGAAAATCCATCCTGTTTTGTGAGTTGAAAGATGGCGATTCAAAGAAGATAGTTTTCAAGCCCGTTCCAAAACCAGATGCAATCTTATCCGGATTGATCAATTTTTATCATGAAGGATTGATTCGCCCCCAAACGTTTTTTCCGAAAACACTTTATGCGTTTGAAGAGCGAAAAAGGGGAGAGAAACTGGACGCTTATTACAAAGCTGCGAACGCATTCAATACGGATGATTATTCATTTGGGGAGAATAATGATCTGTCGATCAAAACACTGTTGGGTGAAAATGTGGAGTTTCAGGAAAAATTCATCACGGAACGATATCGGCGATTCATACAGCAAATGATGGATCATATGGAGGAAAGTTGATGAAACGGATTGAGTCGTTATATGATGTTAAGTGGAATCCTCGAATCCTGATTGAAGCAAGTGCAGGAACAGGCAAAACCTACACGCTGACTGCACTTTATATCCGGTTATTGGTTGAAAAGAAATTGGATGTAGATCGAATTTTGGTGATGACTTTCACTAAAAAAGCTACGGCTGAACTGAAGGAAAGAATTTTTAGGCGGCTCAAAGAATGCCTGAACAGGCTTGAAACCGGAAAGGAATCTGACGATTCGTTTGTGAATGAATTCGCCGATCAGGTCTCAAATTCAGATGAGGCTATTCAGCGACTCAAGACAGCGATTCAGAATTTTGATGACAGCCAGGTTTATACCATTCATGGTTTCTGCCAGAAAATTCTCAAAGAAGAAGCATTGCTTGCCGGAACTCCGTTTGATTTTGAAGTGGCTCAACAGGACGAACTTTTGACGCAGGCTTCGGAAGATTTTTGGCGGAATTTTATGGCTCAATACAGCCAGTCTGAGGCGGGCAGGTATTATATCTCAAAGTTACTGGGTATTGCAAATTCACCTTCCGAATTGAGGGATAAGCTCCAATTGGTTTTTAGTAAACCATATGCGGAATTGGAAGGTGAGGGGATAGGTAATCCAGTTCAATACCTGGAAAAGGTTTTGAATATTCGGCGTGATTTGGTTGAACTTTGGGGAAGGAATCAGGAAGAATTATTGGAAATTCTGAACCAATGTTATGTAAAAAGATTTCAGCAGCATTTGCAATCTCGACTTCGAAAGTTAAATGCTTTTATTGATGATGATTCATTCGAACTCGACGCCCCCGAAAGCCTGAAATATTTCACTTCCGATTATTTGTATGACCCCAAGAATCTTCCAAAAAGCGGGAATCCGAAACCGACTATTCAGCATCGGTTTTTTGATCTTTGTTCCGAATTGGAATCCTTGATTGCTGAAATGGATAAAGTAAAAACCACACTTATCCAGGAGGCAATAGAAGGAATTACAATCATTCGGGAAAAACTTTCAATTAATTCCAGTACGGTTACTTATGATGATCTTCTCACTCGGGTTGAAAGAGCTTTAACTCATTCTGAAGATGCGGAAGAATTGGCCGGGATTCTCAATCAAAAATATCCTGCGGCGCTTGTGGATGAGTTCCAAGATACCGATCCGGTTCAGTATTCAATCCTGAATTCAATCTATCCTTCACAGAATACCAACTCTTCGCTGTTGATGATCGGCGATCCCAAACAGGCGATTTACGCGTTTCGCGGGGCTGATGTTCATACGTATCTGAAAGCCAAAAAGGAGCCGTCAGTTCAGCAGTATACGCTTCACAAGAATTTCAGAAGTACGCCGAGTTTCAATAAGGCGGTTAATACATTGTTTGGTTTTTCTGGTCAGCCATTTATCGAAGAGGGAATTCAATATTTTGACGTAGAGGCTGGTAACGAAGAATCAGAAGATGATTTTTTAGTGGATGGAATTCCTGCAAGTGGAATCCGGATTCTTGCAAAGCCTGGAATTGACACCAGTAAAAAGGATGCAAATGAATTTGCCTTTTATCAAACAGTAAGTGAAATCACGAAGCTTTTACGGGGATCAGAGGAAGGAAAGGTTAGAATGAAAGGCCGAAAGTTAGAAGCCGGAGATATAGCCATTTTGGTTTCGAGCCATAAAAGTGGAGAAGAGATCAAGCAAAGGCTCAAGGCAGTTGGAATTGATTCTGTGACATATTCCCGCGAGAAGGTTTTTGAGTCGGCGGAAGCCCGGAGATTGGAATCCGTGATGAGCGCAATTCTTGAGCCTTTCAATCGGATTGCTGTAAACAATGCATTGGTTTCTGGCTTTTGGGGACAAAATTTGAATGAAATTCATGAGTTGTCCATCGAAGGGAATCAGCGACAGGAATTGATAGAAGAGTTGCAGGATCTCAACGAAACCTGGTCTTATGATGGTTTTTATACCATGTTCAGAAAACTGCTTTTTGATGACGGAAGAATCACAAAATTGGCGCAGTTTTCTAATTCCGAGAGAATCGTGACGAATCTTTATCAACTGGCGGATATCTGTTCGAAAGCCGAGAAGGAGGGCAAACTTAATCCATATTCTTTGCATTTCTGGTTTGTGGATGAGATGGCTGATCCCGATAAAGATGATGAGAAAACTCTGTTACTTGAAAGTGATCAAAACCTGGTGAAAATCAGCACCATTCATAACAGTAAAGGCCTCGAATTTCCGGTTGTTTTTTGTCCCACGCTCTGGGATATGAAAAGTAATAATAAGAAGCCGTTATTAATCGAGTATCATGAGGACGGGGAACCGATTATCCGATTTGATCAGGAATCTGGTGAACGAAGTGAGTGGGCGGAAGGACAGAATAATATCGAAGATACCGCCGAGGAAATTCGGAAGTATTACGTGGCTGTCACCAGGGCAAAGTACTTGTGTGTCATTCCGTGGGCCAATCATGAAGCTTCGTTAAAATCTGGTGTGGCCTGTTCTTTGGTTGATAGGTCTGCTGCCCAAGAGATTGCCAAAAAAGGGTTGAAGCTTAAATCAGGAACAGATTACACGGACGATAAGATTCTGAACATATTCAAAGATCTGGAAAATAAATCGGATGGAGCCATAGAATTAAATATTCCGGAAAATATTGATGAAATGGAAAAATCCGGTCCGGAGAAATGGATTCAGAAATCAGAACTTCAATTGAAAAATTACAAAGGAAGAACGGAGCTTGCCGTACAACGGCGCATAGAGAGTTTTTCATCTTTGACAAGTCACAGTGCACTGCCGGGAGAACCTGATTATGACCAGGTGGTGGAATCATATCTCTCCCTGATTCATCAGCAAAGGGAGGAAGTTCGTGATTTGAGCATCTTTACATTTCCGCGTGGAGCCACGGCAGGCACGGCTATTCATAAGTTGTTTGAGGACGATCATTTTCTGTTTGAAACTGCACGGAGTGATGATCATTCCGGTTTGATTGAAAAGGTTCTTGAGCAGTATCAAATGGATGGGAAATGGATACCGGTTATTCAGAGGATGATGAGGGGTGTTGTCACTTCGGATATTCCCGGATTGGATTTGAGTAAGGTAAAAAACAGCGAGCAGCTCCGCGAGATGGAGTTTCATTTTACAGCGCGTCAGCCATCCTTAGAAAACATTCTGAGGATCATTCGTTCGGGAAATCAAAGCCTTATCCTACAAGGTCAATTGGAGAGTTTTATGACTGGATTTATTGATCTCGTGGTGAGGCAAAACGGGAAATATTTTATTGTCGATTATAAGTCCAATCATCTCGGCGATTCCATCGAGGATTACAGTCAGCCCCGATTGAAAGAAGAGATTATTCACGCTTCATATGATGTCCAATATCACCTGTATACAGTGGCACTTTGTAAGTACCTGAAGTCACGATTGCCGGGCTTTAATTACGACTCTGATTTCGGCGGAGTGGCTTATCTGTTCGTTCGGGGAATGCAAAAAAATGAGGGGTCTGGCGTTTGGTTTCACAAGCCTGATGAAGCGGTTATCCGGCGTCTTGCAAATGAGTTGGAGGTACAATTATGAGCAGACAATTATCACTGATGAAAGATTGGTTTGAGGAGGGGGTAGAGGCCGGATGGATTGAAAGATATGAGCAGGAATTGATTCGATTTCTGAAGAAAGAATTTGGTGAATTCAGTGATGAAATCCGGATGAGTTTAGTTTTTCTTTCCCTGTTTATTAAAGCCGGACATACCTGTTTACCGATGGACAAAAGCCCTGTTGAATGGATTGAAATCCTGGGCCTTGATGTAGATGGAAAATCTCATTTTCCAACAAAAAAAATAGAGCTTCAGATCCTCAAATCAAGCTCTTTGGTTGGATCTGAAGGTGATATGAATCCGTTAATTCTTACGGATAATCACGTGACATTCAGACGATATTTTTTCTATGAACAAACTGTTAGACAATGGATTAATAGAATTATATCAAATAAATATATAACTGATATAGATGGTATATCACTCCGGTTTTTGCACAATTTATTTACAGAAGAAGCAGAAGGTGTCGATTGGCAAAAAGTGGCGGCGGCACTTTCATTAATCAAGCCGTTTCTCATCATATCCGGAGGACCCGGAACGGGAAAAACAACAACAGTTGCCCAGGTACTTGCTTTGCATCAAAGGCTGTCGAAGAAGCGACTTAATATTGCGCTTGCCGCACCCACCGGAAAAGCTGCCGGACGAATGGGGGAAGCGTTAAACCGGGAACTGGAAAAACTGAATTTGAGTCCGGAAGAATTGAGTCATTTTCCGAGAGAAGCAAAGACCGTACACCGGCTGCTTTCGGGAACGGAATCCAAAGGACTTTTGCCGCCGATTGAGAAGAAACTTTTACATCACGATTTGATCATTATTGATGAAGCATCCATGATGGATCTTTCGTTGATGTACCGGTTAGTGAATCATCTAAGCGACCATACAAAATTGATCCTTCTTGGAGACAAAGATCAGCTTGCATCGGTAGAGGCGGGAGCAGTCTTTGCAGATCTTTGCCAGAAAGAAAAAAATGGATTTTTGCCGGAGACGATACAAACCCTGAAGCGTCTTGGAATCACAAACGAATTACCGGAAGATACCGAGTCGGATATGAGTGATTCAATTGTGTACCTGACCAAGAGTTACAGGTTTGATGAAACGAGTGGAATCGGAAGGTTGGCAGATCTTGTAAAAAGTCAGAATCAAAAAGGAGAAGAGGCGGCCTCCATTTTTAACCAATATTCTGATTTGAACTATCAGGCTTTCAGTTATCAGAAAGAAGACATACAGCTAATTCTTGAGGATTTGAAAACGAAGGTCCAAAAGTGTTCGAAAATTAAAAAATATGATGAACTGCTTTCTTTTTGGAAGGAGTCCATTTGGCT
Proteins encoded:
- the recB gene encoding exodeoxyribonuclease V subunit beta — protein: MKRIESLYDVKWNPRILIEASAGTGKTYTLTALYIRLLVEKKLDVDRILVMTFTKKATAELKERIFRRLKECLNRLETGKESDDSFVNEFADQVSNSDEAIQRLKTAIQNFDDSQVYTIHGFCQKILKEEALLAGTPFDFEVAQQDELLTQASEDFWRNFMAQYSQSEAGRYYISKLLGIANSPSELRDKLQLVFSKPYAELEGEGIGNPVQYLEKVLNIRRDLVELWGRNQEELLEILNQCYVKRFQQHLQSRLRKLNAFIDDDSFELDAPESLKYFTSDYLYDPKNLPKSGNPKPTIQHRFFDLCSELESLIAEMDKVKTTLIQEAIEGITIIREKLSINSSTVTYDDLLTRVERALTHSEDAEELAGILNQKYPAALVDEFQDTDPVQYSILNSIYPSQNTNSSLLMIGDPKQAIYAFRGADVHTYLKAKKEPSVQQYTLHKNFRSTPSFNKAVNTLFGFSGQPFIEEGIQYFDVEAGNEESEDDFLVDGIPASGIRILAKPGIDTSKKDANEFAFYQTVSEITKLLRGSEEGKVRMKGRKLEAGDIAILVSSHKSGEEIKQRLKAVGIDSVTYSREKVFESAEARRLESVMSAILEPFNRIAVNNALVSGFWGQNLNEIHELSIEGNQRQELIEELQDLNETWSYDGFYTMFRKLLFDDGRITKLAQFSNSERIVTNLYQLADICSKAEKEGKLNPYSLHFWFVDEMADPDKDDEKTLLLESDQNLVKISTIHNSKGLEFPVVFCPTLWDMKSNNKKPLLIEYHEDGEPIIRFDQESGERSEWAEGQNNIEDTAEEIRKYYVAVTRAKYLCVIPWANHEASLKSGVACSLVDRSAAQEIAKKGLKLKSGTDYTDDKILNIFKDLENKSDGAIELNIPENIDEMEKSGPEKWIQKSELQLKNYKGRTELAVQRRIESFSSLTSHSALPGEPDYDQVVESYLSLIHQQREEVRDLSIFTFPRGATAGTAIHKLFEDDHFLFETARSDDHSGLIEKVLEQYQMDGKWIPVIQRMMRGVVTSDIPGLDLSKVKNSEQLREMEFHFTARQPSLENILRIIRSGNQSLILQGQLESFMTGFIDLVVRQNGKYFIVDYKSNHLGDSIEDYSQPRLKEEIIHASYDVQYHLYTVALCKYLKSRLPGFNYDSDFGGVAYLFVRGMQKNEGSGVWFHKPDEAVIRRLANELEVQL
- the recD gene encoding exodeoxyribonuclease V subunit alpha, whose protein sequence is MSRQLSLMKDWFEEGVEAGWIERYEQELIRFLKKEFGEFSDEIRMSLVFLSLFIKAGHTCLPMDKSPVEWIEILGLDVDGKSHFPTKKIELQILKSSSLVGSEGDMNPLILTDNHVTFRRYFFYEQTVRQWINRIISNKYITDIDGISLRFLHNLFTEEAEGVDWQKVAAALSLIKPFLIISGGPGTGKTTTVAQVLALHQRLSKKRLNIALAAPTGKAAGRMGEALNRELEKLNLSPEELSHFPREAKTVHRLLSGTESKGLLPPIEKKLLHHDLIIIDEASMMDLSLMYRLVNHLSDHTKLILLGDKDQLASVEAGAVFADLCQKEKNGFLPETIQTLKRLGITNELPEDTESDMSDSIVYLTKSYRFDETSGIGRLADLVKSQNQKGEEAASIFNQYSDLNYQAFSYQKEDIQLILEDLKTKVQKCSKIKKYDELLSFWKESIWLMVLRRGLTGSERLNRLIEERLAAERIVQMDAGWYHGRPIMITQNDYNLGIFNGDLGVAMMDEDESIWVYVESGSETRRFKPQRLSHYDPAFFLTVHKSQGSEFDQVNLLLPQADTPILTKELIYTAITRARKEFSLYGDLDLFEQGIKRETLRFTGLKELLYK